The following DNA comes from Chryseobacterium gallinarum.
GTGAATACAAGGAACGCCATGAAAATGAGATTTTCACGAAGGTGTTAAAAGCAGGAAGAAGAACTTATTTCTTTGATGTGCGCGAGACGAAAGCAGGAGATTATTATCTTACAATTACCGAAAGTAAGAAGAATTTCGGAGAGAATGGGGAAGCCACATTCGAGAAGCATAAAATTTACCTTTACAAGGAGGATTTTAAAAGTTTCCAGGAGATGTTTAATGAGTCCACAGATTTCATCATTAATGAAAAGGGTGAGGATGTAATTTCAGAAAAACATGACAAAGACTTCAAGAGCAGATCTTTTACCATTGATTCTGACGACGAAGTTTAAAAAAAAGAATATCTAAAAACACAAGCATCTGAAAAAGGTGCTTTTTTTATGCAACGTCAGGTACAAAAATATTTGCATGGGATTTCATCTAATTACCTTTGCTCCTGATCCCCGTTTTTCGTTTCCGAAGGGAAGAGTATGAACGGATATTGAAAAAATATTGTAATGAAAACAATAAAAGCCGGATCTACTTTTATCTAAAATAAGAACAAAATAAAAAAGTACACTTTCAAAAAGTGTACTCTCTTGGGTGAATGATGGGTCTCGAACCCACGACCTTCGGAACCACAATCCGACGCTCTAACCAACTGAGCTACAATCACCGTTTTCTGAGTGCAAATATAGGACAATTTCCTCAACTACCAAACAATTCCGTCAAAATTTTTCAAAGAAATTAACTTTTCAGATGTAAAGCCCTCAGCATAAGTTACTCCCGATAATCGCCCCAAATCCTGGGCGCGGTAAGTTAAACTCTCATAAAAATCTTTTGTGGTAATAGGAGTTTCAGGTTCCTTTGAGTTTGGATCATAAAATTGAGTTTTGTAGGCCATACAGGCTGCCAGTTTTTTATCCAGATATTCTGAAATGTCTATCACAAATTCTGGTTTGATATCTTTCCATTGGATATAATGAAAAACATGTTTTGGCCTCCAGGCTTCCTGGTTTTCTCCCTCATCTACTGTTTCAATTTTTCTCAGCCCGGATAAAAAGCACGCATCCGATACTAATTTTGCGCCTTTTGCATGATCCGGATGTCTATCATCAATTGCATTGGCTAAGACGATTTCAGGCCGGTATTTGCGAATCATTTTTACGATCCTCATCTGATATTCTTCAGAATTCACCAAAAAGCCATCCTTCATTCCCAGGTTCTCCCTCGCAGAAAGTCCCAGGATTTTGGCTGCATCTGCTGCCTCAGCTTTTCTTGTTTCATCAGTTCCTCTGGTTCCCAGCTCTCCCCTTGTAAGATCTACCACCACACATTTTTTACCTTCTGAAACCAATTTGGCAATGGTTCCTCCACATCCCAGCTCTACATCATCAGGGTGTGCTCCAAAAGCTAATATATCTGTTTTCATAGTACCAAAGATAACTTTAAAATAAAAACTTCCCAAACATTAAGAATGGGAAGTTTTAATATTTATAATTTACATTTTAAATTATTTATTGATCGCTGCATTTAGTTTTATAGCATCTTCATAAGTAGGGTCAAGCTGTAATGATTTCGCAACGTATTCTTTAGCTTTAGCTAAGTCAGAATCCTTACTCATATAAGCTACAGCAAAGTAAGCATAAGCAAGGGTTTGCTTGTTAGCTTCCTGATCTGCAGGTTTTACAGTACTGATGAATTTCTCATATGCAATTTTAGCAGCATCATTATTTCCTGCCTGCTGGTAAGAATACCCCTGGCTATAATAAGCAGGTGCCCAATCAGGAAGAAGAGCAGACATTTTTTGCCATGTAAGAATTGCTCCATTCCAGTTTTTTGCATCCTGGTAAGCTGTTGCCAGTTTAAACAATGCGTCAGAATCCTGGCTGTTAGCCGCAACCTGTTTTTTAAGCGCTTCAATAGTAGGGTTAGTAGGTCCTTTATCAGCATCTGACTGAGAAACACCTCCACCCCCTGCGATATTAGCAAGCTCTAAATCCCATTTCATTGTTTCATCTTTCGCAGCTTTTGCAATAGCTACTTTTTGCTGTGCTTCATTTGTCAAAGCTGTTTTCTTGGCAGCATCTGTTTCTGTCTTTGCCAGTCCTGCTGCGATAAGCCCTTGTAAACCTTGATCAGCAGGCTGTACTCTTGTTTTTTCAGCCTGTGCAACAAAAGTATCCATATTCTGTTTTGCTTCTGCATAATTTTTATCTGCATAAGCCTGATATGCTCTCAATTTAAACTTGATAGGATCTTCAATTTTATCAAAAATCTTATCCAATACCGCCTTCGAGTTTACATAATCTTCATTAGTAAAGTATAATTTTGCAATTTCTAATTGAGTATACGGATCTTCGTCAGCATATTTCGTATAGTTGATAAGATCCTGAGTCGCTTTTGCATTCTGCTGATATCTGATATCATAAGAAGCCAAAGCTTTGTAAGCAGGTGCATAGGTAGGATCTACCCCAATTGCCTTATCAATATTTTGCTTGGCTTGTTGCCATTGTTGTGCAGCCATCCACAAAGTTGCCATTCTTGTATAAACGGAAGCTTTGTTCTTAGCTGAAGGTAATGCTTTGTCATAAGCAGACATAGCCTCTCCCGGCATTCTCTTCAGTCTGTAAGCATCTCCTAAAGTATAATAATAGTGGGCAGGAACTCCTTTTTTCTCAGCTTTTTCAATAGCTTTAGTTAAAAATTGAATGGCAAGATCAGGAGAACTGTTTTTCTCAAATAAAGTTAAGGCTTCAGCAGCTCTGAACAATACTTCAGCATCTTTTTCTCTGGAATCTGTTACTACTTTCTGAATTTCAGCGATAGCACTCTTGTCGCCTTTACCTAATTTCACAGCAGCTAAACCAATTTTGTTAAGATAGCTTTTACCGTCAGCAGCTAAGCCCTTATTAAAGTTTTCAGTAGCTTTAGCATAGTCCGGCTCTCCTTGTCTTAAGAAAGTATTTCCTAAATAGAAGTAGTTATCAGCAGTAGGTTCTTTAGCAATCATGTCTGCAAAATTGGTTTTCGCCTGAGCAAACTTATCGCTGTCTATACTGTTAATACCATCCTGCAAAGTTTGTGCAGAGGTAAAAGCGGAAAAAAATACTACGGCTGCTCCAAAAGCAATCTTCTTTACATTCATATTCATTATATCTTTCATTTTATATTTTCTAATAATTGAGTTATATCCTCCACAATTTTCAGACCAAAACACTATTTTCTTGTGGGGTAAATTTGAGTTTAATATTTTTTAACGCATTTGCACCTCTCTCTTATATAGGTTATAAGGTTGCAGCCCTTCTTTTTGAACAATTTTTTGCCCTAAATGGGTACATGAGAATCTGATAAACCCGTTGGCAATATTAAAATTACCTTCATTAATAAGGAAATAAAGAACTCTTGTGAAGGGATATTTCATTGTACGAAGTCCCTCAAAATCTGCTGTATATGATATCCCTTTATCTACTACCGGAAGGACTTTCACCATTTCCCTCAGTTTTTCTGAAGTTTTATCGTAGGGCCTGCTAAATGTATTAAGCCCGATAACTCCTATTTTATCCGGATATTTTCCCAATTCTTCTATGATCTTCTGATTACCGGGAATAATGGAAAATTTCAGGTCTTTTGGTTGCTTTTTCAGCTTTTCAGCGACAAAATTCAGATTACTGGAATTGGTTCCGTCAAAAATAAATTCTTTTTTATCTGATATAAGCCCCGCATTGATTTCATCTATAGAAATACTTTCTTTAGGAGAATCCTTAGGTACTACAAATACTACAGCATCAGCTGCAAATTTTGCCGGAAGAAACTTCAGGTCAGTTCTTTCATTATAGGTTTTGATTTCCTCAGGGGTAAGGTTTCTAGACATTACAACCACCTTTGCCTTTCCGTTCAGTAAATCAAGAAATCCCAGATCTTCTTTCCTGGTAGCCACTTTTATACGGGTTTCCGGATAGTTGATCATATAACCGTCAGCTAATGCTTCTGTAACGCTTTGAAAAGATTCGTCAGTAAAAATTGTAAGATCACCTTTATTATAAGAGGGAGATTTCTCTTCCTTTTTGCAGCCTGTGAGTATGATACTCAGTATAAAAACGACTGCAATCTTAAAACTATTTTTCATTTCTCGATTTTTTGATT
Coding sequences within:
- a CDS encoding tetratricopeptide repeat protein; the encoded protein is MKDIMNMNVKKIAFGAAVVFFSAFTSAQTLQDGINSIDSDKFAQAKTNFADMIAKEPTADNYFYLGNTFLRQGEPDYAKATENFNKGLAADGKSYLNKIGLAAVKLGKGDKSAIAEIQKVVTDSREKDAEVLFRAAEALTLFEKNSSPDLAIQFLTKAIEKAEKKGVPAHYYYTLGDAYRLKRMPGEAMSAYDKALPSAKNKASVYTRMATLWMAAQQWQQAKQNIDKAIGVDPTYAPAYKALASYDIRYQQNAKATQDLINYTKYADEDPYTQLEIAKLYFTNEDYVNSKAVLDKIFDKIEDPIKFKLRAYQAYADKNYAEAKQNMDTFVAQAEKTRVQPADQGLQGLIAAGLAKTETDAAKKTALTNEAQQKVAIAKAAKDETMKWDLELANIAGGGGVSQSDADKGPTNPTIEALKKQVAANSQDSDALFKLATAYQDAKNWNGAILTWQKMSALLPDWAPAYYSQGYSYQQAGNNDAAKIAYEKFISTVKPADQEANKQTLAYAYFAVAYMSKDSDLAKAKEYVAKSLQLDPTYEDAIKLNAAINK
- a CDS encoding DUF3276 family protein yields the protein MSEYKERHENEIFTKVLKAGRRTYFFDVRETKAGDYYLTITESKKNFGENGEATFEKHKIYLYKEDFKSFQEMFNESTDFIINEKGEDVISEKHDKDFKSRSFTIDSDDEV
- the bshB1 gene encoding bacillithiol biosynthesis deacetylase BshB1; this translates as MKTDILAFGAHPDDVELGCGGTIAKLVSEGKKCVVVDLTRGELGTRGTDETRKAEAADAAKILGLSARENLGMKDGFLVNSEEYQMRIVKMIRKYRPEIVLANAIDDRHPDHAKGAKLVSDACFLSGLRKIETVDEGENQEAWRPKHVFHYIQWKDIKPEFVIDISEYLDKKLAACMAYKTQFYDPNSKEPETPITTKDFYESLTYRAQDLGRLSGVTYAEGFTSEKLISLKNFDGIVW
- a CDS encoding PstS family phosphate ABC transporter substrate-binding protein translates to MKNSFKIAVVFILSIILTGCKKEEKSPSYNKGDLTIFTDESFQSVTEALADGYMINYPETRIKVATRKEDLGFLDLLNGKAKVVVMSRNLTPEEIKTYNERTDLKFLPAKFAADAVVFVVPKDSPKESISIDEINAGLISDKKEFIFDGTNSSNLNFVAEKLKKQPKDLKFSIIPGNQKIIEELGKYPDKIGVIGLNTFSRPYDKTSEKLREMVKVLPVVDKGISYTADFEGLRTMKYPFTRVLYFLINEGNFNIANGFIRFSCTHLGQKIVQKEGLQPYNLYKREVQMR